The following coding sequences are from one Paenibacillus tundrae window:
- a CDS encoding putative amidoligase domain-containing protein, with amino-acid sequence MNVMEEAEEAVRRYQGMPSGERIRRLEQVGIEVASSQEKLRLKSGLRVRYEVEVCCLQAIRIKRRDTSGMNSSQESVLDRDAASTLFKRIERLAVKTLYTLGLDHGSVRLEASGKTGCAVISIDPRPWKGMTDLTTLYRAGWNELQTTLDEERRHQVIPVLGMDPEFLLVQMPESKIVPASRFLERSGLAGCDSVTIGGRRIYPVAELRPSPSAEPRELLTHLLRAFNLASRSITDHSLIWQAGGMPQRGLPLGGHIHFSGVTLSGHLLRALDNYLALPLAFLQDPRGDGRRPRYGVLGDFRVKSYGGFEYRTLPSFLVSPLVAKGVVALARLIAGNFLYLRQRPLAQAPVHTAFYEGDRDVMQRYIPTLLDDLTRLSGYDKVERYAAPLIRQLREGNTWDESRDIRKLWNIRASHEE; translated from the coding sequence ATGAATGTGATGGAGGAAGCGGAGGAGGCAGTAAGGAGATACCAAGGGATGCCCTCTGGTGAACGAATCAGGCGGCTGGAGCAAGTAGGCATTGAAGTGGCTTCATCACAGGAAAAGCTGAGGCTTAAGTCTGGACTGCGCGTTCGTTATGAGGTGGAGGTATGCTGTCTTCAGGCTATTAGAATCAAACGAAGAGATACAAGTGGTATGAACAGTTCGCAGGAAAGTGTGCTTGATCGTGACGCAGCATCAACGCTGTTCAAACGGATTGAAAGACTAGCGGTCAAAACATTGTATACGCTTGGATTAGATCATGGCTCTGTAAGGCTCGAGGCCTCAGGTAAGACTGGCTGTGCGGTAATCTCAATTGATCCCCGGCCATGGAAAGGAATGACGGATCTGACAACACTGTATCGTGCAGGTTGGAACGAGCTTCAGACAACGCTGGATGAAGAACGTCGTCATCAGGTCATTCCGGTGCTTGGGATGGATCCGGAATTCTTGCTTGTACAGATGCCTGAATCCAAAATCGTTCCTGCCTCCCGGTTTCTAGAGCGCTCAGGGCTTGCTGGGTGTGATTCGGTGACAATCGGTGGTCGACGGATCTATCCTGTCGCGGAGTTGCGTCCGTCTCCAAGCGCCGAGCCACGTGAATTGCTCACCCATTTGCTTCGAGCCTTTAACCTAGCCTCACGCAGCATAACGGATCACTCATTGATATGGCAGGCAGGAGGGATGCCACAGCGAGGTCTGCCACTTGGCGGGCATATCCACTTCAGTGGGGTTACGCTAAGCGGTCATTTGTTACGCGCTCTGGATAATTACTTGGCGCTGCCGCTTGCCTTTCTACAGGATCCTCGGGGAGATGGGAGACGCCCGCGCTACGGCGTTCTTGGGGATTTTCGCGTAAAGTCCTACGGTGGATTCGAGTACCGCACACTTCCAAGCTTCTTGGTGTCTCCGTTAGTTGCCAAAGGGGTCGTTGCGCTAGCCCGTCTCATCGCAGGTAACTTTTTGTATCTACGTCAGCGCCCCTTGGCTCAAGCTCCTGTTCACACGGCTTTTTACGAGGGGGATCGGGATGTGATGCAGAGGTATATTCCTACGCTTCTGGATGACCTGACAAGGCTATCCGGATACGACAAGGTAGAACGATACGCAGCGCCTCTCATCCGTCAGTTGAGAGAGGGCAACACATGGGATGAGAGTCGGGATATACGCAAACTCTGGAATATTCGAGCAAGTCATGAAGAATGA
- a CDS encoding outer spore coat protein CotE, whose amino-acid sequence MSLSHKHQCREIITKAICGKGRKFSTVTHTVTPPNGPTSILGAWIINHQYEAVSAGDGIEVIGTYDINIWYSYDKNSQTDVAKETVSYVEHVPLSYLDPKHRASTVEVSAESTQEPSCVEATVSAGGGSVIIRVEREFAVELVAETKVCVKVCTDGCGDYEDKDYDYGSSDGDYDDLDPDLLDDEL is encoded by the coding sequence ATGTCATTGAGTCATAAACATCAATGTAGAGAGATCATCACGAAGGCGATCTGCGGCAAAGGTCGTAAGTTCTCTACCGTAACACATACCGTGACTCCGCCAAATGGTCCGACCAGTATTTTGGGGGCTTGGATTATCAACCACCAATATGAAGCCGTATCAGCGGGAGATGGGATTGAAGTTATTGGTACTTACGATATCAACATTTGGTATTCCTATGACAAAAACTCGCAGACGGATGTAGCCAAAGAAACGGTGTCGTATGTAGAACATGTGCCTCTGTCTTACCTGGATCCAAAGCACCGGGCTTCCACGGTAGAGGTATCTGCGGAATCAACGCAGGAACCAAGTTGTGTGGAAGCCACAGTATCAGCAGGTGGAGGCAGCGTAATTATCCGGGTGGAACGGGAATTCGCTGTTGAACTGGTAGCTGAAACTAAGGTTTGTGTGAAAGTGTGCACGGATGGTTGTGGAGATTATGAGGATAAGGACTACGACTACGGCAGCAGCGATGGAGATTATGATGATCTCGATCCCGATCTGCTGGACGATGAGCTGTAA
- a CDS encoding aromatic acid exporter family protein: protein MGFRVIKTAIAALMAVLIADWCGLPGPTSAGLLAILGVDVTRKKSIRTISARFFASVVGLLFASVLFHFLGFHYWVLAVYILIAFPVIVRAGFKEGIVTGSVVVFRVFSGGEMDVHIILVQVALLLIGLGSAMIVNLAYMPAADPQMLRIRKRIDELFSVIFKEFAATLRNPNEVWAGKELIEADKAVLGGIEAAKRSLENQVIHPNEEWSVYFYMRKTQLDSIQHMMHLVSQIYQKMPHAEMVSELFDQLSQDVLTESYTGRTEKLLADVQEEFRRMELPDTREEFEIRSAILQLCRELALYLKIAKKDKAPSPISDRSQSTNE, encoded by the coding sequence ATGGGCTTTAGGGTAATAAAAACCGCAATCGCAGCACTAATGGCTGTACTGATTGCGGATTGGTGCGGACTACCTGGTCCGACATCGGCAGGATTGCTTGCCATCCTAGGTGTGGATGTAACCAGAAAAAAAAGTATCCGTACAATATCAGCGCGTTTCTTCGCGTCAGTCGTGGGGCTACTGTTTGCCAGTGTGCTTTTTCATTTTCTCGGTTTTCATTATTGGGTGTTGGCGGTATACATATTAATTGCATTTCCGGTCATTGTTCGAGCCGGGTTTAAAGAAGGCATTGTGACAGGGTCTGTCGTGGTGTTCCGTGTATTCAGCGGTGGAGAAATGGATGTACACATTATCTTGGTGCAAGTCGCGTTGCTATTAATTGGTCTGGGTTCTGCCATGATCGTAAATCTGGCTTATATGCCTGCTGCAGACCCGCAGATGTTACGTATTCGTAAAAGAATCGATGAACTGTTCTCAGTCATTTTCAAAGAATTTGCAGCTACACTGCGTAATCCGAATGAAGTATGGGCAGGTAAAGAGCTTATTGAAGCAGATAAAGCCGTTCTCGGTGGTATTGAAGCAGCGAAGCGCTCACTCGAAAATCAAGTGATCCATCCTAATGAGGAATGGAGCGTATATTTCTACATGCGGAAAACGCAGCTGGATTCGATTCAGCATATGATGCATCTTGTATCTCAGATATATCAGAAGATGCCTCATGCCGAGATGGTCTCAGAGCTGTTCGATCAGCTTAGTCAGGATGTACTGACAGAGTCATACACTGGACGAACCGAAAAACTTCTTGCAGATGTACAAGAAGAATTCAGACGTATGGAGCTGCCAGATACAAGGGAAGAATTCGAGATTCGTTCTGCAATTCTCCAGCTATGCCGCGAACTCGCGCTGTATCTTAAGATCGCGAAGAAGGACAAAGCGCCGTCACCGATTTCGGATCGTTCTCAATCTACAAATGAATAA